A region from the SAR86 cluster bacterium genome encodes:
- a CDS encoding 5-formyltetrahydrofolate cyclo-ligase, with the protein MVKNKIRKSLFEQGQFLSNEYIKKASQSIQMSAIEKIDLKSSFNTLLYFPFRNEICIDIILDKLDRYSCSVYMPRIFTKSKMKFNLYNKNESLTKNVYGIDELRNKNYLDPSLFHTMFVPFVGVDINGKRLGYGGGYFDRALSNLKKNNNKPTIIGLGYEYQILKQNIGEDHDIKYDIVITETDIHFFS; encoded by the coding sequence ATGGTGAAAAATAAAATAAGAAAATCACTCTTTGAGCAGGGGCAATTTTTATCTAATGAATACATAAAAAAAGCTAGCCAAAGTATTCAAATGTCAGCAATAGAAAAGATTGATTTAAAGTCATCATTTAATACACTTTTATATTTTCCCTTTAGAAACGAAATCTGTATTGATATTATTCTGGATAAACTTGATAGATATTCATGCAGTGTCTACATGCCGAGAATTTTCACTAAATCAAAAATGAAATTTAATCTTTATAATAAAAATGAATCTCTTACAAAAAATGTTTATGGAATTGACGAGTTAAGAAATAAAAATTATTTGGATCCATCTTTATTTCATACAATGTTTGTGCCATTTGTTGGAGTTGACATCAATGGAAAAAGACTTGGATATGGTGGTGGTTATTTCGATAGAGCATTAAGCAATCTCAAAAAAAATAATAATAAGCCTACTATCATTGGTCTTGGATATGAATATCAGATTCTTAAACAAAATATTGGTGAAGATCATGATATTAAATATGATATTGTTATAACAGAAACAGATATACATTTTTTTAGCTGA
- a CDS encoding cell division protein ZapA, whose product MPKLETVSLRIFGRDLTLSCPANEKDNLLEASKLFNEELDSINDKNNALIIAGLSLANKLLSDKNVSDKVDNKEIESLIKKIDSVL is encoded by the coding sequence ATGCCGAAATTAGAGACAGTTTCATTAAGAATATTTGGAAGAGATCTAACTCTGTCATGTCCTGCCAATGAGAAAGATAATCTCTTAGAAGCATCTAAACTCTTCAATGAAGAACTCGATTCAATTAATGATAAAAATAATGCATTAATAATTGCAGGTTTATCTTTAGCAAATAAATTACTCTCAGATAAAAATGTTTCTGATAAAGTCGATAATAAAGAAATTGAAAGTCTGATAAAAAAAATAGACTCTGTTTTATAA